One window of Vanessa atalanta chromosome 9, ilVanAtal1.2, whole genome shotgun sequence genomic DNA carries:
- the LOC125066530 gene encoding beta-1-syntrophin yields the protein MVENGASSGGSESPNATTGRSGLLETLVRGVWYRVHCSLEDDYLSVCLDDGYDATTTLNGTLNNNNVETPNSDFTEVPEAIANQKRMVQVVKSDNNGLGISIKGGIENNMPILISKIFKGMAADLTEQLYVGDAILSVNGEDLKDATHEEAVKALKRAGKMVQLEVKYLREVTPYFRKASIISEVGWELQRGYMVETPPSPPSPRRRRADTRYVPLLMACVAKNLRHHDPEERTIEIYSPDGVHALALRAPCSSSAAGWHRALHAAARRAARAALARARPRLRSLIGDVRYAGWLARRPPQDHMGASGGSDDSDETEGWQPTFVAITDRELRLYEAAPWSGEAWCAPAESFGLAATRLAWWRRGSGAAALGVRAGTPGGLCVRALRADAPHDLAAAAGALVDGAHAAVRAQPEFTFRCRYRGACARLSLGAGGVCVWEAAGSLGRGGARALYRRPLHALRASADDDRAALWLHFADDDTLELDMEGSPKPAVFILHNLLCARVHALPADAL from the exons ATGGTGGAGAACGGTGCATCTAGTGGCGGTAGCGAAAGTCCAAATGCAACCACTGGAAGATCCGGTTTATTAGAAACATTAGTCCGTGGAGTTTGGTATCGGGTGCATTGTTCCTTGGAGGATGATTATCTTAGTGTATGCTTAGACGATGGCTACGATGCTACCACGACTCTAAATGGTACcttaaacaataacaatgtCGAGACACCGAACAGTGATTTCACTGAAGTACCTGAAGCTATCGCTAATCAGAAACGGATGGTACAAGTTGTTAAATCTGATAATAATGGCTTGGGGATATCAATTAAAGGAGGAATAGAAAATAACATGCCCATACTTATATCGAAGATATTTAAGGGTATGGCAGCGGACCTTACAGAACAACTGTATGTTGGTGATGCTATACTTTCAGTTAATGGAGAAGATTTGAAAGATGCCACTCACGAGGAAGCCGTTAAGGCCCTTAAAAGAGCTGGTAAAATGGTTCAACTAGAAG ttAAGTATCTTCGTGAGGTTACTCCATATTTTCGTAAAGCTTCAATTATTAGTGAAGTGGGATGGGAACTTCAGCGTGGCTATATGGTAGAAACTCCACCATCACCACCATCACCTAGACGTCGACGTGCTGATACGAGATATGTACCACTCCTTATGGCCTGTGTTGCAAAGAATCTTCGACACCATGATCcag AGGAGCGCACGATAGAAATCTACTCCCCCGACGGCGTGCACGCGCTGGCCCTGCGCGCGCCCTGCAGCTCGTCGGCGGCGGGCTGGCACCGCGCACTGCACGCGGCGGCCCGGcgagcggcgcgggcggcgctgGCGCGCGCGCGGCCTCGCCTGCGCTCTCTCATAGGAGACGTGCGCTACGCCGGCTGGCTCGCCAGGCGTCCACCGCAGGATCAC ATGGGCGCGTCCGGCGGGTCCGACGACTCGGACGAGACGGAGGGGTGGCAGCCCACGTTCGTCGCCATCACGGACCGGGAGCTGCGCCTGTACGAGGCGGCGCCGTGGTCGGGCGAGGCGTGGTGCGCGCCGGCCGAGAGCTTCGGGCTGGCGGCCACGCGGCTGGCGTGGTGGCGGCGCGGCTCGGGCGCGGCGGCGCTGGGCGTGCGCGCCGGCACGCCGGGCGGGCTGTGCGTGCGCGCGCTGCGGGCCGACGCGCCGCACGAcctggcggcggcggcgggcgcgctggTGGACGGCGCGCACGCCGCGGTGCGCGCGCAGCCCGAGTTCACGTTCCGCTGCCGGTACCGCGGCGCGTGCGCGCGGCTGTCGCTGGGCGCGGGCGGCGTGTGCGTGTGGGAGGCGGCGGGCTCGCTGGgccgcggcggcgcgcgcgcgctgtACCGCCGCCCGCTGCACGCGCTGCGCGCCTCGGCCGACGACGACCGCGCCGCGCTGTGGCTGCACTTCGCCGACGACGACACGCTC GAGCTGGACATGGAGGGCAGCCCCAAGCCGGCGGTGTTCATCTTACACAACCTGCTGTGCGCGCGAGTGCACGCGCTGCCGGCCGACGCGCTCTAG
- the LOC125066170 gene encoding mediator of RNA polymerase II transcription subunit 8, with translation MQREEKQLEATLHAILNRVNDLKSAIQGLIAKLETEYETINWPTFLDNYAILSGHLTGLSKILQNELAPSLRSVVVLPLQLGCERDEELARLSEGRVPACTHDLVPDLLRTKPEPQAEQRLQQLNHKASTLSYDTAQKQVAQFTKVVSHVWEIISKGREDWEGESMRSAGIQPTHSIADTHALVTAVGTGKGLRPGMQPIGPPGVGTPGMGQARGPTPQMGPATPTMPKAPSAIKTNIKAANQIHPYQR, from the exons ATGCAACGTGAAGAAAAACAATTAGAAGCTACATTGCATGCCATTTTAAATAGAGTGAATGATCTTAAATCTGCTATACAGGGATTAATAGCAAAATTAGAAACTGaatatgaaacaataaattgGCCTACGTTTCTTGATAATTATGCTATATTGTCTGGGCAT TTGACTGGCTTAAGCAAAATTCTTCAAAATGAATTAGCTCCATCATTAAGATCAGTTGTAGTGTTGCCTTTACAACTGGGATGTGAGCGTGATGAGGAACTAGCAAGACTGTCAGAAGGAAGAGTGCCAGCTTGCACTCATGACTTAGTCCCAGATCTGCTACGTACAAAACCTGAGCCACAAGCAGAGCAAAGGTTACAGCAGTTAAACCACAAAGCTAGCACATTAAGCTATGATACTGCTCAG AAACAAGTAGCCCAGTTCACAAAAGTTGTAAGCCATGTATGGGAAATTATATCTAAAGGTCGCGAAGACTGGGAAGGAGAATCAATGAGATCTGCag gtatACAACCAACACATAGCATAGCTGACACCCATGCTTTAGTAACAGCAGTAGGAACTGGTAAAGGTCTCCGACCAGGAATGCAACCTATTGGACCACCTGGTGTTGGAACACCAGGGATGGGTCAAGCTCGAGGCCCAACTCCTCAGATGGGTCCCGCGACTCCTACCATGCCAAAAGCACCTTCGGCAATTAAGACCAATATCAAGGCTGCAAACCAAATTCATCCATATCAACGATAA
- the LOC125066168 gene encoding T-complex protein 1 subunit delta, which yields MGPKAGGDAGKVNSAIYKDKSKPADIRLSNINAAKAVSDAIRTSLGPRGMDKMIQAANGEVTITNDGATILKQMSVLHPAAKMLVELSRAQDIEAGDGTTSVVVIAGALLDAAEKLLQKGIHPTVISDGFQKALQMALQVVEGLSTSVDLSNEDALLKAAATSLNSKVVSQHSTILAPIAVQAIRAVMEPIQGGVGARVDLRDVKVIERIGGTVEDTELIQGLVIPHRASNVNGPHRIEKAKVGLIQFCISPPKTDMDHNVIVSDYAAMDRVLKEERQYILNIVKQIKKAGCNLLLVQKSILRDALSDLAIHFLDKIKTMVIKDIEREDIEFVCKTLGCRPIASLDHFTAENLVNVDLVEEVNEPSGKYIKMTGCSGGGHTVSVLVRGTSGAVVAEAARSLHDALCAVRCVARRPALVPGGGAPEAAAAAELGRAAIAAPGADHYCLRAYADALEVIPSTLAENAGLNPIETVTELRAAHASGTQSGAGVNVRRGRVTDMRHENVLQPLHVTASALALATETVRAILKIDDIVNTLN from the exons ATGGGTCCTAAAGCTGGTGGTGATGCTGGGAAGGTTAATTCAGCCATATACAAAGACAAAAGCAAGCCAGCTGATATTCGTTTGAGCAATATAAATGCCGCTAaag CTGTGTCAGATGCTATTAGAACCAGCCTTGGTCCCCGTGGAATGGATAagatg ATTCAAGCCGCTAATGGTGAAGTTACCATCACTAATGATGGAGCAACTATCTTAAAACAGATGAGTGTCCTACATCCCGCAGCtaaaatg TTAGTTGAGCTATCAAGGGCCCAAGATATTGAGGCTGGTGATGGCACAACATCAGTAGTAGTAATAGCAGGGGCATTACTTGATGCAGCTGAAAAACTTCTTCAAAAAGGCATCCACCCCACAGTTATATCCGATGGCTTCCAGAAGGCTTTGCAAATGGCCTTGCAG gtagtAGAAGGATTATCTACATCTGTAGATTTGTCAAATGAAGATGCACTCTTGAAAGCGGCAGCCACATCTCTTAATTCGAAAGTGGTATCCCAGCACTCTACAATTTTGGCACCAATTGCAGTTCAAGCAATCCGTGCAg TAATGGAGCCAATCCAAGGAGGAGTGGGTGCACGTGTTGACCTGCGTGACGTTAAAGTAATTGAACGTATTGGTGGTACTGTTGAAGACACTGAGCTAATTCAGGGGCTTGTGATCCCTCACCGTGCTTCTAATGTCAATGGACCTCATCGCATTGAAAAGGCTAAAGTTGGACTCATCCAATTTTGTATCTCTCCACCTAAAACTGAC ATGGACCATAATGTGATTGTATCAGACTATGCTGCTATGGACCGTGTTTTGAAGGAAGAgcgtcaatatattttaaatattgtaaagcaaataaaaaaagctgGCTGCAATCTACTGCTGGTACAGAAATCTATTTTAAG GGATGCACTGAGTGATCTAGCTATTCATTTCTTGGATAAAATCAAGACAATGGTTATTAAAGATATTGAGCGTGAAGATATTGAGTTTGTTTGCAAGACCCTTGGATGCCGTCCCATTGCTTCTTTGGATCATTTTACAGCTGAAAATTTGGTCAATGTAGACCTTGTAGAAGAAGTAAACGAACCTTCTGGAAAGTACattaag ATGACCGGTTGCTCCGGCGGCGGCCACACTGTGTCTGTGCTGGTGCGCGGCACGAGCGGTGCCGTGGTGGCGGAGGCGGCGCGTTCTCTGCATGACGCGCTGTGCGCCGTGCGCTGCGTGGCGCGCCGCCCCGCACTCGTACCTGGCGGGGGCGCCCCCGAGGCTGCCGCCGCTGCCGAGCTCGGTCGCGCTGCTATCGCGGCACCCGGTGCCGACCACTACTGCCTCAGAGCTTACGCCGACGCGCTCGAAGTCATTCCATCCACACTTGCCGAGAATGCAG GTCTAAACCCTATCGAGACGGTAACAGAGCTGCGTGCAGCGCACGCTAGTGGCACCCAAAGTGGCGCCGGCGTGAACGTTCGTCGCGGACGTGTTACCGACATGCGTCACGAGAACGTGCTGCAGCCCCTGCACGTCACCGCGTCCGCTCTCGCACTGGCCACAGAGACCGTGCGCGCTATTCTCAAAATTGATGATATC gtCAATACGCTGAATTAA
- the LOC125066169 gene encoding TATA-box-binding protein-like, with product MDLIENTNDISKSNTTENVPDQENMMELDKDITDKIITPQPPVKHEASTSSQTLIKNRTGHVQIDDSLSCTPVQQNVSENITSTPQSMLQHQLSGEVTLTPTHRSFTPQVQSSNPHSSMAAITPMASAVSQAKSSVKFQNCVSTVSLGCELKLLDIYCRTRFSEYNPARFHGVVMKILEPRATALVFRSGKIVCTGAKNEHDSYLAARKFARIIQKLGFQAKFLNFKVQNFIATADLRFPVRLEALQQAHGQFTSYEPELFPGLVYRMIRPRVVLLIFVNGKLVITGGKTRNEIYEALDIIHPILRSFKKN from the exons ATGGATCTCATTGAAAATACTAAtgatatatcaaaatcaaatactACAGAAAATGTACCAGATCAAGAG aatatgatGGAGTTGGACAAAGACATTACTGACAAAATTATAACACCACAACCACCCGTTAAACATGAAGCATCTACTAGTAGCCAAACATTGATAAAGAATAGAACAGGACATGTGCAAATAGACGATTCATTGTCTTGTACTCCAGTTCAACAGAATGtttcagaaaatataacatcgaCCCCACAAAGCATGTTACAGCATCAATTGTCTGGGGAGGTCACACTTACTCCTACACACCGGTCATTTACACCTCAAGTTCAGTCTTCAAACCCTCATAGTTCCATGGCTGCTATTACGCCAATGGCAAGCGCAGTTAGTCAAGCAAAAAGCAGTGTTAAATTTCA AAACTGTGTTTCAACTGTAAGCTTAGGTTGTGAATTGAagttattagatatatattgtcGGACAAGATTTTCGGAATACAACCCTGCAAGATTTCATGGAGTCGTAATGAAAATTTTAGAACCACGAGCCACAGCCTTAGTTTTCAG ATCGGGAAAAATAGTTTGCACAGGAGCTAAGAACGAACATGATTCGTATTTAGCCGCTAGAAAATTTGCCCGAATTATTCAAAAACTTGGTTTTCag GCTAAATTTCTTAATTTCAAAGTGCAAAATTTTATCGCAACTGCAGATTTAAGATTTCCAGTAAGATTAGAGGCTCTTCAACAAGCACATGGACAATTTACATCGTACGAACCAGAATTGTTTCCTGGATTAGTATATAGAATGATACGCCCAAGGGTGGTTCTTCTGATATTTGTCAATGGAAAATTAGTTATTACGG GCGGAAAAACAAGAAATGAAATTTATGAAGCATTGGATATTATACACCCAATACTAAGAAGttttaaaaagaattaa
- the LOC125066501 gene encoding ribonucleoside-diphosphate reductase large subunit, which yields MVGKSSKLYVLKRGGRMEEVHIDKITSRIKKLCYGLNMDFVDPVSITLKVISGIYSGVTTVELDNLAAETAATMTTDHPDYAILAARLAISNLHKETKKHFSEVMTDLYNIVNPHTNKREAMISEFHYNITMNNKDRLDSAIVYDRDFKYNYFGFKTLERSYLLKINNKVAERPQHMLMRVSIGIHGEDIDSAINTYNLLSEKYFTHASPTLFSAATPRPQLSSCFLIAMKDDSIEGIYDTLKQCALISKSAGGIGLHVHCIRAKGTYIAGTNGISNGLVPMLRVYNNTARYVDQGGNKRPGAFAVYLEPWHADIFEFLDLKKNTGKEEVRARELFYALWIPDLFMKRVEKNENWSLMCPNNCPGLADCWGDEFEALYEKYEQENRFVKQVKAQILWKAIIEAQVETGTPFMLYKDSCNRKSNQKNLGTIKCSNLCTEIVEYTSSDEVAVCNLASIAVNMFVENKTFNFQKLKEVTKIITQNLNKIIDVNFYPVPEAKNSNMRHRPIGIGVQGLADAFVLMRIPYESEKAILLNQQIFETIYYGALEASCELAEKEGVYSTYEGSPASQGILQYDMWNKTPTDLWDWTALKEKIAKNGLRNSLLLAPMPTASTAQILGNNESFEPFTSNIYQRRVLSGEFQVVNHHLLTDLTQADLWDEEMKNLIIHNNGSIQNIERIPKEIRDLYKTVWEISVKTTIQMAADRGAFIDQSQSFNIHVAEPNYGKLTSIHFYAWKMGLKTGMYYLRTKPAANAIQFTVDKSKVQVTNGKSEKDEANLSMIACSLANKDECLSCGS from the exons ATGGTCGGAAAAAGTAGCAAGCTGTATGTACTTAAGAGAG GTGGAAGAATGGAGGAAGttcatattgataaaattacatCAAGAatcaaaaaattatgttatggttTAAATATGGACTTTGTTGATCCG GTCAGCATAACATTGAAAGTCATAAGTGGTATTTACTCTGGAGTAACAACAGTTGAACTTGATAATCTGGCTGCTGAAACGGCAGCTACAATGACAACTGATCATCCAGATTATGCAATTCTAGCTGCTCGCTTAGCCATATCAAATTTGCACAAAGAAACTAAAAAGCATTTTTCAG AGGTCATGactgatttatataatatagtaaatccACATACTAACAAAAGAGAAGCAATGATATCAgagtttcattataatataacaatgaataATAAGGATAGACTAGATTCTGCTATTGTTTATGATCgagattttaaatacaattatttcggATTTAAGACTTTGGAGAGatcatatttgttaaaaattaacaacaag GTTGCAGAAAGGCCTCAACACATGCTTATGCGAGTTTCTATTGGAATACATGGAGAAGATATTGATTCTGcaattaatacttataatttgctgtcagaaaaatattttacacatgCAAGTCCCACATTATTTTCGGCCGCTACTCCAAGACCTCAGCTGTCCTCTTGCTTTCTTATAGCAATGAAAGATGACAGTATAGAAGGTATATATGATACACTTAAACAATGTGCTTTAATATCTAAATCAGCTGGAGGTATTGGCCTTCATGTGCATTGCATAAGAGCTAAGGGAACTTACATAGCTGGCACAAATGGAATCTCAAATGGTCTTGTCCCAATGTTAAGAGTGTATAATAACACAGCTAGGTATGTGGACCAAGGTGGTAACAAACGACCAGGAGCATTTGCTGTTTATTTGGAACCTTGGCATGCAGACATATTTGAGTTTTtagatctaaaaaaaaatactggcaaAGAAGAAGTTAGAGCAAGGGAGTTATTTTATGCTTTATGGATACcagatttatttatgaaaagggtagaaaaaaatgaaaattggaGCCTCATGTGTCCTAATAACTGTCCTGGATTAGCTGATTGTTGGGGTGACGAATTTGAAGCattgtatgaaaaatatgaaCAGGAAAATCGCTTTGTTAAACAAGTAAAGGCTCAGATTTTATGGAAAGCAATTATAGAGGCTCAAGTTGAAACAGGAACCCCATTTATGCTTTATAAAGATTCATGCAACAGAAAAAGTAACCAAAAAAACCTTGGCACTATTAAATGCAGCAACCTCTGTACAGAAATTGTAGAATACACGTCTTCAGATGAAGTGGCTGTATGCAATCTAGCTTCTATAGCTGTAAATAtgtttgttgaaaataaaacttttaactttcaaaaattaaaagaagtaacaaaaattataacccagaatttaaataagattattgaTGTTAACTTTTACCCAGTGCCAGAAGCGAAAAATTCTAACATGAGGCACAGACCAATTGGCATTGGTGTACAGGGATTAGCTGATGCATTTGTATTGATGAGAATACCATATGAGAGTGAAAAAGCAATATTACTcaatcaacaaatatttgaaactatttattatGGTGCATTGGAAGCTAGTTGTGAATTAGCTGAGAAGGAAGGTGTTTATAGTACTTATGAAGGTAGTCCGGCTAGCCAAGGTATTTTACAATATGATATGTGGAACAAGACTCCTACGGACTTGTGGGATTGGACAGCACTTAAAGAAAAGATTGCCAAGAATGGTCTTCGTAATTCTCTTCTATTGGCTCCAATGCCAACAGCTTCTACAGCACAAATACTTGGAAACAATGAATCTTTTGAACCATTTACTTCCAACATATACCAAAGAAGGGTTCTATCTGGTGAATTTCAAGTTGTTAATCATCATCTCTTAACAGATTTAACTCAAGCTGATTTATGGGACGAGGAAATGAAGAATTTGATAATTCACAATAATggatcaatacaaaatatagaaaGAATTCCAAAGGAAATAAGAGATTTGTACAAGACAGTTTGGGAGATTTCAGTAAAAACAACTATACAGATGGCTGCAGATAGAGGAGCATTTATTGATCAAAGTCAATCGTTTAATATTCATGTAGCTGAACCTAACTATGGGAAGTTGACATCTATACATTTTTATGCATGGAAGATGGGTTTGAAAACTGGAATGTACTATCTACGTACCAAACCAGCCGCTAATGCTATTCAATTTACTGTGGATAAGTCTAAAGTTCAAGTTACAAATGGCAAGTCGGAGAAGGATGAAGCTAATTTGTCTATGATTGCTTGTTCTTTGGCAAACAAAGATGAATGTTTGAGCTGTGGCTCTTaa